One Colias croceus chromosome 29, ilColCroc2.1 DNA segment encodes these proteins:
- the LOC123704353 gene encoding uncharacterized protein LOC123704353, giving the protein MFSFKWLTIHAYIIAISQSSLEIRKSGWLDRLVEYHKQNFIQDLQKIPNVQLKAKIESAPPGYVDSKEWDYESVIRLLTLIRQSEGLGPVRRAIRRALSQSTRRMSIKESLKLFPSLKKQIPNDIYYDIEESEEYYDVSIKTPLFENRTEDDAIIIVSNPVEARLPSAMISVNLLKEIMETRSQAARYMPKTRMTFKWKPRNKTTSTTQKIPDTTVETGTGVTGGEKAEAATGTTVAAA; this is encoded by the exons ATGTTTtcattt AAATGGCTCACAATACACGCATACATTATAGCTATAAGTCAGTCCAGTCTAGAAATCCGTAAATCTGGCTGGCTAGACAGGCTGGTTGAATATCATAAACAGAATTTCATTCAGGACTTGCAGAAAATACCTAATGTACAGTTAAAAG CCAAGATAGAATCAGCGCCTCCCGGCTACGTGGACTCCAAGGAATGGGACTATGAATCCGTAATCCGTCTCCTCACTCTTATCCGGCAAAGCGAAGGTTTAGGGCCAGTCAGACGGGCAATCAGACGGGCTCTATCCCAGTCCACTAGACGCATGAGTATCAAGGAAAGTCTAAAACTGTTCCCGAGTTTGAAAAAG CAAATACCCAACGACATTTACTACGATATTGAAGAATCAGAGGAATACTACGATGTGTCGATTAAAACACCCCTGTTTGAAAACAGGACAGAAGACGATGCGATTATCATCGTCAGCAATCCTGTTGAAGCCAGGCTGCCAAGTGCTATGATCAGTGTGAATCTATTGaa agagattatggaaaccagatctCAGGCGGCCAGATATATGCCCAAAACACGTATGACATT TAAATGGAAGCcacgaaataaaacaacatcaaCAACGCAAAAAATTCCTGATACTACCGTTGAAACTGGTACAGgtg taaCAGGAGGCGAAAAAGCAGAAGCTGCCACGGGCACGACAGTGGCTGCGGCGTAA
- the LOC123704338 gene encoding glucose-6-phosphate exchanger SLC37A2 isoform X2 gives MTRCVGAAKKLMRKKFLHFFKMTGVHRDAPIGIQCLQKLSSWLCPRWQINRLRWYQVSVLILTYFTYMTYHLTRKPISVVKSILHQNCSALPPPDFVPADDQWCNWPPFNTNDANTLLGTLDSAFLFSYAAAMFVSGMIAERVDLRYFLSLGMMFSAILCYLFGLAKTLNIHNISYYLLVQAGAGVAQTTGWPGTVAIVGKWFGNTKKGLIFGVWNSHTSLGNILGTIMAAEYVEHDWSLSFIYPALVMGIIGFFVFLFLAPEPRCVGLSVDRSSPSRQPRRSIDEDEPSQVIVGDQYQEDEPSEETSLLSRRPRQTNAVSLTRALAIPGVIEFSLSLFFAKLVSYTFLYWLPLYINSSTALTPRQSGELSTAFDVGGVVGAIVAGVLADAAGCPALVCTAFYALCAPTLLLYQWWGATSYVLNVTLLVIAGVLVNGPYALITTAVSAELGTHSSLSGDSQALATVTAIIDGTGSIGAAVGPMLAGVVSSAGSWSHVFYMLISCDFMALLLLLRMARSEVMKIRQERRLASPRLVRIE, from the exons ATGACTCGGTGTGTTGGTGCCGCGAAAAAATTAATGAGAAAAaagtttttacatttttttaaaatgactGGTGTACACAGAGACGCGCCGATCGGAATTCAGTGTTTACAAAAACTTAGTTCATGGCTTTGTCCTCGATGGCAAATAAACAGATTACGATg GTACCAAGTGAGTGTGCTAATCCTAACCTACTTCACATACATGACATATCACCTCACACGGAAACCGATCTCGGTGGTTAAGAGCATACTACATCAGAACTGTAGTGCGCTACCACCGCCTGATTTTGTGCCGGCAGACGATCAGTGGTGTAACTGGCCGCCTTTCA ACACAAATGACGCGAACACGCTTCTTGGAACGTTGGACTCTGCGTTTCTTTTCAGTTACGCAGCGGCCATGTTTGTTTCCG GTATGATAGCTGAGCGAGTGGATCTTCGGTACTTTCTGTCACTCGGCATGATGTTCTCCGCGATCTTGTGTTATTTATTCGGTCTCGCGAAAACATTGAATATACACAACAtatcttattatttacttGTACAG GCAGGGGCTGGTGTAGCACAAACCACAGGTTGGCCGGGAACAGTAGCCATAGTAGGAAAATGGTTCGGTAACACGAAAAAGGGCTTGATTTTTGGCGTGTGGAACTCTCATACGTCACTAGGTAATATTTTGG GTACAATAATGGCGGCAGAATACGTGGAACACGATTGGTCGCTATCTTTCATATACCCAGCTTTAGTTATGGGTATAATTGGATTCTTTGTGTTCCTGTTTCTCGCACCAGAGCCTAGGTGTGTGGGACTCAGTGTTGATCGGTCTTCG CCAAGCAGACAGCCCCGAAGGTCGATAGATGAAGACGAACCCTCACAAGTTATAGTTGGTGATCAG TACCAAGAAGACGAACCGTCAGAAGAAACATCACTCCTTTCAAGGCGGCCGCGACAAACTAATGCCGTCTCGCTCACACGCGCGCTAGCTATACCGGGAGTTATAgagttctctctttcactcttcTTTGCTAAGCTCGTGAGCTACACGTTTCTGTATTGGCTCCCGTTGTATATAAATTCGTCAA CCGCACTAACACCCCGACAATCCGGTGAACTTAGCACTGCGTTTGACGTGGGCGGAGTGGTTGGTGCTATAGTGGCCGGAGTGTTAGCAGACGCAGCCGGGTGTCCAGCGCTAGTGTGCACCGCTTTCTATGCGTTATGTGCGCCTACG CTCCTTCTCTACCAATGGTGGGGAGCTACATCGTACGTGTTGAATGTAACACTATTGGTGATTGCCGGCGTGTTGGTGAACGGGCCGTACGCTCTCATCACCACCGCTGTTAGCGCGGAGCTTG GTACCCACAGCAGTTTGTCGGGTGATTCTCAAGCTCTGGCTACAGTCACTGCCATAATAGACGGCACCGGGAGTATCG GTGCAGCCGTGGGCCCGATGCTAGCGGGCGTTGTGTCTAGCGCTGGGTCTTGGTCGCATGTATTCTATATGTTGATTAGTTGCGATTTCATGGCCCTGTTGTTGTTGTTACG aaTGGCAAGATCAGAAGTGATGAAAATCAGACAAGAGAGGCGGCTTGCATCACCGCGGCTAGTTCGTATCGAGTAA
- the LOC123704338 gene encoding glucose-6-phosphate exchanger SLC37A2 isoform X1, whose protein sequence is MTRCVGAAKKLMRKKFLHFFKMTGVHRDAPIGIQCLQKLSSWLCPRWQINRLRWYQVSVLILTYFTYMTYHLTRKPISVVKSILHQNCSALPPPDFVPADDQWCNWPPFNTNDANTLLGTLDSAFLFSYAAAMFVSGMIAERVDLRYFLSLGMMFSAILCYLFGLAKTLNIHNISYYLLVQAGAGVAQTTGWPGTVAIVGKWFGNTKKGLIFGVWNSHTSLGNILGTIMAAEYVEHDWSLSFIYPALVMGIIGFFVFLFLAPEPRCVGLSVDRSSPSRQPRRSIDEDEPSQVIVGDQTASLRPNRHSANSPPYQEDEPSEETSLLSRRPRQTNAVSLTRALAIPGVIEFSLSLFFAKLVSYTFLYWLPLYINSSTALTPRQSGELSTAFDVGGVVGAIVAGVLADAAGCPALVCTAFYALCAPTLLLYQWWGATSYVLNVTLLVIAGVLVNGPYALITTAVSAELGTHSSLSGDSQALATVTAIIDGTGSIGAAVGPMLAGVVSSAGSWSHVFYMLISCDFMALLLLLRMARSEVMKIRQERRLASPRLVRIE, encoded by the exons ATGACTCGGTGTGTTGGTGCCGCGAAAAAATTAATGAGAAAAaagtttttacatttttttaaaatgactGGTGTACACAGAGACGCGCCGATCGGAATTCAGTGTTTACAAAAACTTAGTTCATGGCTTTGTCCTCGATGGCAAATAAACAGATTACGATg GTACCAAGTGAGTGTGCTAATCCTAACCTACTTCACATACATGACATATCACCTCACACGGAAACCGATCTCGGTGGTTAAGAGCATACTACATCAGAACTGTAGTGCGCTACCACCGCCTGATTTTGTGCCGGCAGACGATCAGTGGTGTAACTGGCCGCCTTTCA ACACAAATGACGCGAACACGCTTCTTGGAACGTTGGACTCTGCGTTTCTTTTCAGTTACGCAGCGGCCATGTTTGTTTCCG GTATGATAGCTGAGCGAGTGGATCTTCGGTACTTTCTGTCACTCGGCATGATGTTCTCCGCGATCTTGTGTTATTTATTCGGTCTCGCGAAAACATTGAATATACACAACAtatcttattatttacttGTACAG GCAGGGGCTGGTGTAGCACAAACCACAGGTTGGCCGGGAACAGTAGCCATAGTAGGAAAATGGTTCGGTAACACGAAAAAGGGCTTGATTTTTGGCGTGTGGAACTCTCATACGTCACTAGGTAATATTTTGG GTACAATAATGGCGGCAGAATACGTGGAACACGATTGGTCGCTATCTTTCATATACCCAGCTTTAGTTATGGGTATAATTGGATTCTTTGTGTTCCTGTTTCTCGCACCAGAGCCTAGGTGTGTGGGACTCAGTGTTGATCGGTCTTCG CCAAGCAGACAGCCCCGAAGGTCGATAGATGAAGACGAACCCTCACAAGTTATAGTTGGTGATCAG ACGGCCAGCTTGCGGCCGAACCGGCATTCAGCCAACTCGCCACCG TACCAAGAAGACGAACCGTCAGAAGAAACATCACTCCTTTCAAGGCGGCCGCGACAAACTAATGCCGTCTCGCTCACACGCGCGCTAGCTATACCGGGAGTTATAgagttctctctttcactcttcTTTGCTAAGCTCGTGAGCTACACGTTTCTGTATTGGCTCCCGTTGTATATAAATTCGTCAA CCGCACTAACACCCCGACAATCCGGTGAACTTAGCACTGCGTTTGACGTGGGCGGAGTGGTTGGTGCTATAGTGGCCGGAGTGTTAGCAGACGCAGCCGGGTGTCCAGCGCTAGTGTGCACCGCTTTCTATGCGTTATGTGCGCCTACG CTCCTTCTCTACCAATGGTGGGGAGCTACATCGTACGTGTTGAATGTAACACTATTGGTGATTGCCGGCGTGTTGGTGAACGGGCCGTACGCTCTCATCACCACCGCTGTTAGCGCGGAGCTTG GTACCCACAGCAGTTTGTCGGGTGATTCTCAAGCTCTGGCTACAGTCACTGCCATAATAGACGGCACCGGGAGTATCG GTGCAGCCGTGGGCCCGATGCTAGCGGGCGTTGTGTCTAGCGCTGGGTCTTGGTCGCATGTATTCTATATGTTGATTAGTTGCGATTTCATGGCCCTGTTGTTGTTGTTACG aaTGGCAAGATCAGAAGTGATGAAAATCAGACAAGAGAGGCGGCTTGCATCACCGCGGCTAGTTCGTATCGAGTAA